The following proteins come from a genomic window of Liolophura sinensis isolate JHLJ2023 chromosome 13, CUHK_Ljap_v2, whole genome shotgun sequence:
- the LOC135480840 gene encoding delta-type opioid receptor-like, producing the protein MNVTMNVSEALNGSLGLLTSASPVGGDDWSASDVLDLSNDNTLENFIEFQIANGIDYYFSPVCSAVGILGNMWAFAILLTPSMRKSTTCQYMAALAIADSLILVYNVLFLIRKFPGLDFFNPWTCKLLFFAFYYTIHFDVGVMMAMTIEKYLAVKFPLQAASWKPRTKLVIGLIALACLVLDFHSLITRGMVVDPNTGVEGCLPTNPANKFFLFLVWPWIDAVVYCFIPLTTLFVLNILIIYTVKKSRKMRQQMMENPENSAATNSRADTTKGSKENQITRMLLLVSFAFLIFVGPMAIIIIVERRFDLSSTPHQAAIYHLARTIMNNLMYTNHSLNFLLYCLSAKRFREKFIYLFDWVVGNKTQGNRLENTSRTAMRV; encoded by the exons ATGAATGTTACCATGAACGTTTCGGAGGCCCTAAATGGGTCTTTAGGCCTGCTCACTTCGGCAAGCCCAGTGGGAGGGGACGACTGGTCGGCCAGTGATGTGCTGGATCTCTCCAATGACAACACCTTAGAAAATTTCATAGAGTTTCAGATCGCTAACGGAATAGATTACTATTTCTCCCCAGTCTGTTCGGCCGTCGGGATTCTTGGTAACATGTGGGCGTTCGCCATTTTACTCACGCCTTCAATGCGCAAGTCCACCACGTGCCAGTACATGGCCGCCTTGGCAATTGCTGATTCGCTCATCCTCGTTTACAACGTCCTCTTTTTGATCCGAAAGTTCCCTGGATTGGATTTTTTCAATCCGTGGACTTGTAAGCTATTGTTTTTCGCTTTCTACTACACAATTCATTTTGACGTAGGAGTTATGATGGCAATGACAATTGAGAAGTATCTAGCGGTGAAATTTCCCCTTCAAGCTGCCTCGTGGAAACCACGGACGAAACTCGTCATTGGCCTTATAGCTCTGGCCTGCTTAGTCCTTGATTTTCACAGCTTGATCACCCGAGGAATGGTGGTAGACCCTAACACAGGAGTCGAAGGTTGCCTTCCCACCAACCCCGCAAACAAGTTCTTTCTCTTTCTGGTCTGGCCGTGGATTGACGCAGTCGTCTATTGCTTTATTCCACTCACCACTCTATTCGTTCTTAACATTCTCATCATCTATACCGTAAAGAAGTCTCGCAAAATGCGACAGCAGATGATGGAAAATCCCGAGAACAGCGCGGCGACTAACAGCAGAGCCGACACAACAAAGGGCAGCAAAGAAAACCAGATCACTCGGATGTTGCTACTCGTGTCCTTCGCCTTTCTGATTTTCGTCGGACCCATGGCCATCATAATCATCGTGGAACGCCGCTTTGATCTATCCTCCACACCACACCAAGCCGCTATCTACCATCTAGCCAGAACCATCATGAATAACCTGATGTACACAAATCACAGCCTCAACTTCCTCCTCTATTGCCTGAGTGCAAAACGCTTCAGAGA gaaatttatttatttatttgattg GGTTGTGGGCAATAAGACACAAGGTAACAGACTGGAGAATACATCTAGAACTGCAATGAGAGTGTGA